Proteins found in one Planctomycetes bacterium MalM25 genomic segment:
- the xcpT_11 gene encoding Type II secretion system protein G precursor: MHLFAISAMSRRQQPGSPPQKPGKGFTLVELLVVIAIIGILVALLLPAVQAAREAARRTSCTNNMRQISLAIQNYVDTKENFPNNRTHNANTGITWVVQVMPYMEEQNTFDLWEQAKFNFRSAPDEVRQYHVVAMSCPSRRDSMLATGEKQPPAAGNQGGGTGPIDSKIGACGDYANNGGSNMNGSSFWSNNNGPFLPRQNIKDPQSKKTFAHVTDGTSQTFLIGEKHVMLETMGRHFYDRSMYDSKDADTVTRVASRNSLLAKSPNESYKRQFGSTHPGVVQFGFIDGHVDPIATDIDGRTLQLFSEIADGEVITER, from the coding sequence ATGCACCTCTTCGCAATCAGCGCCATGTCACGAAGACAACAGCCGGGTTCGCCCCCCCAAAAGCCAGGTAAAGGATTCACTCTCGTGGAGCTACTGGTCGTGATTGCGATCATTGGCATCCTGGTCGCTCTGCTGCTGCCAGCGGTGCAGGCGGCCCGCGAGGCGGCTCGTCGTACGAGTTGCACGAACAACATGCGTCAGATCTCTTTGGCGATTCAGAATTACGTCGATACCAAGGAGAACTTCCCCAACAACCGCACGCACAACGCGAACACGGGGATCACTTGGGTCGTTCAAGTGATGCCCTACATGGAAGAGCAGAACACCTTCGACCTTTGGGAGCAGGCGAAGTTCAATTTCCGCTCAGCCCCGGATGAAGTGCGACAGTATCACGTAGTCGCAATGTCCTGCCCTTCACGGCGAGATTCCATGCTTGCTACCGGAGAGAAACAGCCGCCTGCTGCCGGGAATCAGGGGGGCGGCACAGGTCCAATCGATTCCAAGATTGGCGCCTGCGGAGATTACGCCAACAACGGCGGTTCAAACATGAATGGCAGCAGTTTTTGGTCTAACAACAACGGCCCGTTCCTGCCCCGCCAGAACATCAAAGACCCGCAATCGAAGAAAACCTTCGCTCACGTGACCGACGGCACGAGCCAGACATTCTTGATTGGCGAGAAGCACGTGATGCTGGAGACCATGGGGCGCCACTTCTATGACCGGTCCATGTACGACAGCAAAGACGCCGACACCGTGACCCGTGTCGCCAGTCGAAACAGCCTGCTCGCGAAGAGCCCAAACGAATCCTATAAGCGTCAATTCGGATCGACGCACCCAGGGGTGGTGCAGTTCGGGTTCATCGACGGCCACGTCGACCCGATCGCCACGGACATCGACGGCAGGACGTTGCAGCTTTTCTCGGAGATCGCCGACGGTGAGGTGATCACAGAGCGATGA
- the cmpR_2 gene encoding HTH-type transcriptional activator CmpR, with amino-acid sequence MIDAASLRSNDLSVQQLRSFCAVFEQGSYSAAAKQQFLATATVWEQVRGVERCYETTLFTRHGRNIRPNDEAQMLYDALRPVLTGLDSSFEVLDERRSPSQLRLVTGMRMLLEELGDHFRSFLESHPGVSLQLLHGDNVTAEELIAADEADLGLTLAPPPQTDQTGFVYEKAYSVEFLALAPPDHPLAGRARLRLNDLIKYPLIVGHHGTNSRRVLEEALHREELLEKAQIAVETDNSAFTAACVRAGLGVGIVAGRGGGPITKDLVGLSLRNQLGNARIVFIWKAGRILSQGVLDLIEDIKRSGAERSEKKGKSKSKG; translated from the coding sequence ATGATTGATGCCGCCAGCCTTCGCAGCAATGACCTGAGTGTGCAGCAGCTACGCTCCTTCTGCGCAGTCTTCGAGCAAGGCAGCTACTCTGCCGCAGCGAAGCAACAGTTCTTGGCGACCGCGACCGTTTGGGAGCAAGTGCGCGGCGTGGAGCGCTGCTACGAGACCACGCTCTTCACGCGACACGGACGCAACATCCGTCCGAACGATGAAGCACAGATGCTCTACGACGCGCTTAGGCCGGTGCTCACGGGGCTCGACTCATCATTCGAGGTGCTGGACGAACGTCGCTCACCAAGTCAGCTCCGACTGGTGACCGGCATGAGGATGCTGCTAGAGGAGTTGGGCGATCACTTCCGCAGTTTCCTCGAGAGCCACCCGGGGGTCTCGTTGCAGCTGCTGCATGGCGACAACGTGACCGCCGAAGAGCTGATCGCCGCGGACGAAGCCGACCTCGGGCTCACCCTAGCGCCCCCCCCTCAGACCGATCAAACCGGCTTCGTCTATGAGAAGGCGTACTCGGTCGAGTTCCTGGCGCTAGCGCCCCCGGACCACCCGCTAGCCGGCCGGGCGCGTTTGCGGCTCAACGACCTCATCAAGTACCCCTTGATAGTCGGTCACCACGGCACGAACAGCCGGCGTGTTCTCGAAGAGGCGTTGCACCGCGAGGAGCTTCTTGAGAAAGCGCAGATCGCCGTCGAGACCGACAACAGCGCCTTCACAGCGGCATGCGTACGCGCCGGGCTGGGTGTGGGGATCGTCGCCGGGCGTGGGGGTGGGCCCATCACGAAAGACCTAGTTGGGCTCTCGCTGCGCAACCAGCTTGGGAACGCGCGGATAGTCTTCATCTGGAAGGCCGGCCGCATCTTGTCGCAGGGCGTTCTCGACCTGATCGAAGACATCAAGCGGAGCGGCGCCGAACGCTCCGAGAAGAAAGGTAAGAGTAAGAGCAAAGGCTGA